A segment of the Panicum hallii strain FIL2 chromosome 1, PHallii_v3.1, whole genome shotgun sequence genome:
GCTTGCGCCCCATGGCTGCGCCGCGGCACGCGGGCTACAGGAGCCATGACGTGGCGAGGGGGCGGGAGCTCGACCCGGAGCGCTCCAGGAGGAGCAAGGAGTATCGCCATCGCCACCCGAGCCGGGACCGCGACTCGGaccgcggcgacggcggccgcaGCGGGGGCCGCGACATCGGGCACCGTCGCCACCGCTCGCCGTATCCGCCACCGAGGAGCCGACCGTCAAGAAGGGAGAATGGTAGGGAGCCTGGCGAGGTCTCAAGCGGCAGCGGCTCGGAGGAGTCTGGTGGGCGCCCATTGAAGGCCGGGGTACCGAGGGAGGATGGTTTTCTGGGAGTTTGCAAGGACGGTAGTGTGTTACCACCAAGTAAGAAGAGGAAGCACTCACCTGTAGTCCTGGATGCCCATGTCTCAAAGTTGCAGGCGATAGATGATGTGCGGAGCAGGGGAGTAGTAGACACCGCAGCAGCGGAGTTCCCTTTGCCTTCGCCACCTCCTTTATCAAATGACAGTCCTATGGCCACGGTTGGTGGGTGCTCAAGCCCAACAAAACATTTGGATGTTTCAGTGGTTACTCATGAGGCAGAATGTTGTCATGAACATGAGAAGAATGGGGTTATGGTGGGGGAAGAGGAGTGCCCAACAATGGGAAACATCTTTACTTCAAGATGGGCAGAAGCTGatgatgaggaggaagaagtgATTGTGCCCCAAAAGAAGAAAAGTGTCTCTCCTGCTAACTTGTCTGAATGGAGATCTACAGAGAAAGTTGCAATCCCAGAGCTTGGAGAAGTGCCACGGGTTCAAACATCAAGAGGAAGCTCCTCAAGTTCGTCTAACTCCATGGGTAGCGAAAACTGGAATATCCAGGTAGACAGGGGTGACTGCATGGATGTTGAGAAGGAGGATGTCATTGATTCTTCTGTTGGTTATACTGATTTTGGGAGTGATGCACGCAGGTCTAAAACACCTGAGGCTGTACGTCCACCACGTAGGTGCTTTAACATGCTTCAGGGCTGTAGAAGTATTGATGAGTTCGAGAGGCTCAACACAATCAATGAGGGTACATATGGAGTTGTTTTTAGGGTGAGGGACAAGAAAAGTGGTGAGATTGTTGCATTGAAGAAGGTCAAGATGGATAAGGAACGGGAAGGTTTTCCATTGACCTCTCTTAGGGAAATAAATATCCTCTTATCCTTTGACCACCCTTCAATTGTGGATGTCAAGGAAATAGTTGTTGGTGGACATGATGATGATACTTTCATGGTGATGGAGTACATGGAGCATGACCTGAAGGGTGTCATGGAGAAGATGAAGCAACCATATACCCAAAGTGAGGTCAAATGTTTGATGCTTCAGCTGCTAGAAGGCGTGAAGTATCTTCATGACAATTGGGTACTGCACAGGTAATGACAAACTACTGAATTTTTTCTTCCCAATCTGGCATGATTCTGAATGGTCTTTGTGTTTTGTACGATATAGTAATGTTGTGTTGCTTTGTAGGGATCTCAAGACATCGAATCTCCTCCTGAATAACCGTGGTGAGTTGAAAATATGTGATTTTGGACTCTCTCGTCAATATGGCGGCCCGCTAAAACCTTACACTCAACCAGTTGTGACTTTGTGGTATAGGTAAGTTATGGGCCAGCATAAGATTTTTCATATGTTGTTTTTATATCATGATTTCACTTTGTTTCGAATGATGGCTCATTGTTTGCTCCTTATGATTTCAGGGCTCCGGAACTACTTTTAGGAGCAAAGGAGTATTCTACTGCTATTGATATGTGGTCATTGGGTTGCATAATGGCAGAACTCTTATCAAAAGAGCCACTCTTTACTGGGAAAAATGAGATAGGTCAACTTGATAAGGTACATGGTGTGTGGTTTACTCTATTTTGTTTGCTATCACTACATCAGTGAAATCTAATCGCACAGTAACTTCTATTGCAGATATTTAGAATACTTGGCACACCCAATGAGGAACGGTGGCATGGTTATTCAAAATTGCCCGGTGCCAAATGCAAATTTGTAAAGCAACGGTAAGTGGCTACCCTCTTCTATTGCTGCTGTTTGTGATTTGAATATGCAGGTTCACATTATGGAAGTCTTACCTTTGATTTCCCACCTCAGGTACAATAGGTTAAGGGACAAGTTTCCAGCTGTATCCTTCACGGGAGGGTTGACCTTGTCAGAAGCTGGATTTGACCTGCTAAATAGGTTGTTGACATATGACCCTGAGAAGGTAATATATGTTCTCCATTCTATTACCTGACTTTTCTATACTCATTTTGCATGCTCCTTAATATACTTGTTTCTCTCATGCAGCGCATATCTGCAGGTGATGCCTTAAACCATGAGTGGTTCCGCGAGGTTCCTCTGCCCAAAACAAAGGATTTCATGCCAACGTTTCCTGCTCTGAATGAACAAGACAGGTACGGGTCACTACTCACTAGCTcatttggtttcaaatattAACACGCAAAAACTGAAAATTTTGATTAATGTGGCTATATATTGCATTCCTGGCATGCAGGAGGATCaagaaatacatgaagagccCTGATCCCCTGGTGGAGCAGCAGATGAAAGAACAAGGGAGCTCAGGAGATCGTGGTCTTTTTGGCTGATCTGAAATCAGATTTGGGCTTGCTGCAGTAATCCAATTTTCAGTGTGAATAACTGTGAGTACATGTGCCAAGACATGAAAGTAACCTGTCCACTTAGTGTGTGGTGACAACTGATTCTGTTCTATAGCAGGCATGGGATCAGAAGGGAATAAAATATTTCATTATGGTCCATTCAGCTACTATTCAAATGTCAGGCTTAAGTCTCTATCAGAACTCAGGTCACATTCTAATCCACCATCATTATAAGGCGTAGATCTAGTTCACTTTCAATTTCATTTGAAGGTTGGGCCTATTGGGTACACCGGTTTGACCTCTGAAACTTCTCTGTGTAAAATATCATATATCGTTGCCTTGTAATCAGTAATCAATGAGATATTAATGACATCCTATTTTATTTTACTCTGTTCAAGTATTTCATCTTTCTTTTGGTCTTTCCATTTTGTTTGCAAGAGTTGAACAAAGCGAAGGGAAGGGTGTATTTTGTTTTTACAAGGAAATTGATGCACTCTTATCGCAAATTGTAAGGTAAAATACTGAGGAGCCTATTCCCTCTGCTGATATGCTATTGTAAAAAATGTGATGAATCTGTCCCTTTCATTTCTTAttttaattttgttaaagactggtTTGTACTTAATAGAGTTATTATCTACTATGACACCATCCAGTGGCGCTTTTAAATTGTTGTCTTGATCCTTGGTGTACCTGGTCTAGTAAATATATAGCTTCCTCATTTGCAAAGGTGCAAATGTTACCTGACACAGGAATTTTCTATTTCCAAGAATTAATAACGGCATTAGACAGTTTTGGATCATTGAGTTTCTATATGCATCTAACAAACCATTCAGTCCGGGTATGGCAACGGAGAGACTTATGTTTAAATATGTGAGTTCCTTCAGTCTTTTGCAGTAGCCTAAATGGCTTCAGAATGTGGAAACAGATATCTATATCTTTTGTTGGTTGCTTTCCTGAACACACAGTGATATAACTATGATGGTTGGAGCTTGGCTACAGTTTACTGTCATCTTCCCAAAATATTGACAGTTCTTCGTTTGATCTTCTTGGGCATTCTTTTGAACATGCCATAATTTTCTAATGTTCTGCTAAATTAAAAATTTGCAGATGGCTTAATAATCCTTGCACCTGTGCTGAGATCTTCATTTCTGTGAGCTTATCTGTTGTAACTTCATTGCTTCAGCTTAAGCCACTTCTTCTGAGAAACTAAGCCATTTCTTGTGAGACACTATTGCATTTGTGGTTAGCATCCTTGCTGGAACTTGTCAAACTAGATCTATCAGCTGTTGTTTGGGAATGTCATATTTGTTCCGTTAGACCTGGTCCTGATGATTTTTGTTGCACAATTAATGTTCAAACAATGATATAATTCTTGATGAACTTGTTAGAAAGTTTACTTAACTCACTGTAAACGTTATGTGACACGTCTGCAGCTTAAAGCTGTGGCTGTATCAAGACAAGAAGCTTTCTTGGATGTCAGACTATTATACTTGAACTGACTTTCTTTGTGGCTGGGACTTTAAAGGTGTCACCTATTACTGTGAATCCAAGGGGTCAGTCTACTATCTTATCTTCTGTACATTGCTGCTTTATGCTAAATTATTTGTTAATCTTCACGTGTTCTTCTTCACTTGGCAGAGTTCAGGTCAGCTCCTTTAACTACCTTGGTAACTCCTGACCTCTTCCTCATTGCACTCCAGTTTTGTTTCATGTGCTCATCATCATCTTTTATCATTCCTGTGTCCTGGATCCAAAGGCAGTTCAGGTGGAAAAAAATATTTAGATGAAAACGCAGTATATTGAATTGTCCAATGGTCCAGTTCTTTTGCCAAAataaacccccccccccccccaaaaaaaaaaaggaaaaaagttAACATACTTTGCTTTTGTCAAGGCTACATTAGCTCTACTATCAGAATCGAGAAATCCTACATTCCCACAATGATTGCATCTAACTGTTCAAAATATTATAGTCCTTTTTATCACCTTGAAGTTAATAAACAGTGTGTACTTTATCTGAAAGAAACCCAATGGTTCTGAAAACTTCCAATTCTTTCTCGCAAAGCTGATACTTGGGCTTGATATTGAGATATTGCACCAACTTAAGTTTTCCGTCTTCTGGTTCGAGCATGTTGCATTAATTTTAAACCAAAGATACACGAAATAGATTTAAGGAAACCCTGAAAACCTACATGCTATTTGAAACCTGAAAGGTTAGGTATACCTCCAAACAAGTCTACAAACAATATAGGCCAGTAACAGTGTAACAGAACCCTCAACCATATTTTTTGAACTCTGACTACTGTGCTCTTCCATACCACCTTCAGCATGAATGAATGAATAAGTACAATAAATAATGCTAGGGAGATGAATGTTTTTATGGATCTTGGCATTTAGACCTTCTATAATTTTCCATAGAAGTTTTTATTTGGAAACTAGACTATGCATGTACAGAAATAATCACTGGTAACAAACATAAGGAATAATATTAGGGAACATGATATTCAAATGATCCTATATGGAGGTCACACTGGGATCTTTACCATGATTGTAGTTGCTTGTCATCCCCAATGAGCATGACATGTTTTATCCCTCTGATTGCAAGAGGGATCATTGATTCACATTTTTCTAGTCTAGTGACTAAAAGTAACGGCCCGGCATGCTAAGGAAATTGATGTTCCAAGCATAAACTATCCAGGACCAAAAAGGTTAGTATCAAAAGGTTTACTTCCCATATGCATGGAGATGGTAACCTACTTTTAAGTATTTCTTCTGTTGTATGGACAAATATTTAAAAACACAAAGCTTATTAGTCTCAAGCAAGTTGGAGTAATCTGGAGATAAAATCCAACAGAAGCCACTAACAAAGAGGATACTCCTATATAATTGTGGTAATGAATATAGTTTAGTTATCAGTGTCTTTGATACTGGCTTAATTGTGATGTTTTGTGAGATCATGTTTGCCTGAAACCTAACTGCTTTCAGTTGCCTGAAAACTTAGGACTCTACAGTTGGTATTACTGTTCAGTGAATTGCAGGTAGCACTATTGTTCAGGGCATTGTAGTTGTTGGGAATTATGATGTAATGTAGCAAGATCTAATGTCTGAACCACAGAATGTCTATGAAGCTTGATTTGTGGCATCTCATTTTGTTCAGTGAGTTTGTTTTAAAAATAAAAGTTTTAAGTGATATACATCTCCAATTATCCAATGTGGCCAAATGCCATCTCCATTTCATGGCTACCTAGGCATGGATGGTAGCAGGCATGGCAGCCTTTAGGACACCCATGGAGATGGCACATTCAGGTCAGATCAACATTGAAAAGATGGCACATTCCAGACTGGTGGAGGGCTATGGATAGGTTAGCTACGTGATTACTAATCACTATTTCAATTTAGGATCTTATATTCAATTAATTGAAAAGATCTTATCTGTACATTCAATTGGATGCCATTCCTATATCATATTCATGGTGGCATATTATCATCATGCATCCTCCAATATCCTTCTAGCTGTACTCTGAATCATGCTGAAGTCTATAGAAGTTCGTAGCTAAAAATGATTTCTAGAGACTTGTAATTCTTTGAACTCTCTAGGTACACCTGTGGGAGCTATTATTTCTGTCTTCAGCGAGTTATTCTCGTTTTTTTATGACTTCGTGGCTCATTAACTTGTTTTAACCTTTATTTTGCTCATTGTTTTGTGAGTGCAAACAATGTTGGAAGGCACGATTGCCAGGGTCCAGAGGTGCAACCGTGCAAGGCTTTTGTGCGCTTACTATTGAATCTGACGAGTCGAGCCCGGTTTCTCAGATGCTGCAGTTTGTTAGGCTCGTTTGGATTTATTTTAAGAAACAAACCCTGGGGGCAAGAGCTGTAGATTTCTTGTTGGGCTAATTTTTGACGTGATGAGTACTGCTGAGCACAGCTTTTCGAATCATGATGATTCCGGTCTCTTATATGCAAGATGACTTGACGAATTTGCCTGAAGTACCTCCTGTTATTTGACAACTGGGAAATGAATTGCTGGGTTCCTGAACCATGTAGAAGCTTGCATGGACAGTCCAAAGTTTCTGTAAACAGTCTCAAAAGTTCTTTGAATATATAGACATGTTTtatttcaaaaaagaaaaaaatagacGACATGTGGTAGAATGCTAGTGCCGTGTCGTTTCATCTGCGTGTATGTTCAGTACAAAGTCCCCGTAGCTGCGCAAGGGGTCTACAGAAGACAGGAAAGAGATAAATTACAACCCTGCGACTGCAATGAAAACAAAACACCGAACG
Coding sequences within it:
- the LOC112879098 gene encoding cyclin-dependent kinase G-1-like translates to MAAPRHAGYRSHDVARGRELDPERSRRSKEYRHRHPSRDRDSDRGDGGRSGGRDIGHRRHRSPYPPPRSRPSRRENGREPGEVSSGSGSEESGGRPLKAGVPREDGFLGVCKDGSVLPPSKKRKHSPVVLDAHVSKLQAIDDVRSRGVVDTAAAEFPLPSPPPLSNDSPMATVGGCSSPTKHLDVSVVTHEAECCHEHEKNGVMVGEEECPTMGNIFTSRWAEADDEEEEVIVPQKKKSVSPANLSEWRSTEKVAIPELGEVPRVQTSRGSSSSSSNSMGSENWNIQVDRGDCMDVEKEDVIDSSVGYTDFGSDARRSKTPEAVRPPRRCFNMLQGCRSIDEFERLNTINEGTYGVVFRVRDKKSGEIVALKKVKMDKEREGFPLTSLREINILLSFDHPSIVDVKEIVVGGHDDDTFMVMEYMEHDLKGVMEKMKQPYTQSEVKCLMLQLLEGVKYLHDNWVLHRDLKTSNLLLNNRGELKICDFGLSRQYGGPLKPYTQPVVTLWYRAPELLLGAKEYSTAIDMWSLGCIMAELLSKEPLFTGKNEIGQLDKIFRILGTPNEERWHGYSKLPGAKCKFVKQRYNRLRDKFPAVSFTGGLTLSEAGFDLLNRLLTYDPEKRISAGDALNHEWFREVPLPKTKDFMPTFPALNEQDRRIKKYMKSPDPLVEQQMKEQGSSGDRGLFG